Proteins encoded in a region of the Nicotiana tomentosiformis chromosome 9, ASM39032v3, whole genome shotgun sequence genome:
- the LOC104093775 gene encoding uncharacterized protein — MGVRGVLAAVRRWSRGGGEERAGSDGILGVKWVGKCRSRGALSIHFNFKEHCFIEVSSSSHKPLPLLESRWVASLRLSPSARQLSLSGFSLAYIADFYLDSLPADPKERIPIKYYHPNERDEIRREYLRRDEDIHQGGGDVFSSLGFKSWQKKKRFNIHVDKSSSIHNHAKRKCEDLLKQKQSIQPLFDRQSSQTKLEYKIRLKASIEVMRLLLNQGLAFRGHREDELSLNKGKFLEILSWYAERCDKIRDLVLKKAPKNDQLTSHKIQKDIIIACKIEIVKTIMDDLNGDFFALLVDESCDVSRKEQVVIVLRYVNICGSVVEHFIGITHVRNTSTLCLKKAIVDYLAQHSLSLSYVRGQCYDGASNIQGDLRGLKTLIQQESKSAYSIHCFAHQLQLTLVAVSKKCLEVEELVLLVSNVLNIVGGSFKHMDDLRESQAEKVQEALDMGELETDRGLNQELGLARAADTRWGSHYKSFKNFIFMFGSIIDVLNTIVVDARTLEERAKAKGYLSTCQTFEVAFMLHLMRGVLGITNELNTSLQKKKEQDIANAILLVEVAKKRLQKLREEECNSLIDKVSAFCVKYNILIPNFDDFYVNAGRSRRKVTDYTILHHYRVDIFFKIIDWQVQELNARFNEVTTNLLVGVACLNPVDSFSSFDINKILMMAELYPDDFDENIMVTLKNQLETYIVDIRNVDERFSNLQGLVDLSETLVKTKKHLNYPFVFRLVKFALLLPVATATVERTFSVMKLIKSELRNRMNDEFMSGYLVPYVERKIFNTIYDETIMNTFQEMKTRRGQL; from the exons atggGGGTTCGGGGCGTTTTGGCGGCGGTGAGGCGGTGGAGCCGTGGCGGCGGCGAGGAGCGGGCCGGCAGCGACgggattttgggggtgaaatgggtaggaaaatgtaggtctcgtggagctctatccattcat ttcaatttcaaagaacattgcttcataGAGGTCTCCTCCAGTAGCCATAAGCCACTGCCGCTTCTCGAATCTCGTTGGGTCGCCTCTCTCCGTCTCTCGCCGTCAGCCCGTCAGTTGTCACTATCAGGTTTCTCACTTGCTTATATTGCAGATTTTT ATCTTGATTCTTTACCGGCTGATCCAAAGGAGAGAATACCCATTAAATATTATCATCCAAATGAGCGTGATGAGATTAGAAGAGAATATCTCCGAAGAG ATGAAGACATTCATCAAGGTGGAGGCGATGTATTTTCAAGTTTAGGATTTAAGAGTTGGCAAAAAAAGAAGAGATTCAATATTCATGTTGATAAGTCGAGCAGTATTCATAATCATGCAAAAAGAAAATGTGAAGATCTATTAAAACAAAAACAGTCAATTCAACCTTTATTTGATAGGCAATCCAGTCAAACCAAGCTCGAATACAAAATTCGCTTGAAGGCTTCAATTGAGGTTATGAGACTCCTATTGAATCAAGGATTGGCATTCCGTGGACATCGTGAAGATGAATTATCATTAAACAAGGGTAAATTTCTTGAGATTCTTTCATGGTATGCAGAGAGGTGCGATAAAATCCGTGATCTTGTGTTGAAAAAGGCTCCAAAGAATGATCAATTGACCTCTCATAAAATTCAAAAAGACATTATCATTGCATGTAAAATTGAAATAGTTAAAACAATTATGGACGATCTAAATGGAGACTTTTTTGCATTGCTAGTTGATGAATCATGTGATGTATCACGCAAAGAGCAAGTAGTTATTGTCTTGCGATATGTTAATATATGTGGATCTGTGGTGGAGCATTTTATTGGGATCACTCATGTTCGTAATACTAGTACTTTATGTTTAAAGAAAGCAATTGTTGATTACCTTGCTCAACATTCTTTGAGTTTATCTTACGTGCGTGGACAATGCTATGATGGAGCAAGCAACATACAAGGGGATTTACGTGGCCTCAAAACTTTGATTCAACAAGAAAGTAAATCTGCTTATTCCATTCATTGTTTTGCACACCAACTTCAATTGACTCTTGTTGCGGTATCCAAAAAGTGTCTTGAAGTGGAAGAACTTGTATTGTTGGTTTCTAATGTATTGAATATAGTGGGAGGTTCTTTTAAACATATGGATGATCTTCGAGAATCTCAAGCAGAAAAAGTTCAAGAGGCATTAGACATGGGTGAACTTGAAACGGATAGGGGTTTGAATCAAGAACTTGGTCTTGCAAGAGCTGCCGATACTCGTTGGGGTTCGCATTACAAATCTTTTAAgaactttatttttatgtttgGCTCAATTATTGATGTTCTTAATACTATCGTTGTTGATGCCCGAACTTTAGAAGAAAGAGCTAAGGCAAAGGGATATCTTAGCACTTGTCAAACATTTGAGGTTGCTTTCATGTTGCACCTAATGAGAGGTGTTTTGGGGATTACAAATGAGCTTAATACATCcttacaaaaaaaaaaggagcAAGATATTGCAAATGCTATTCTACTTGTTGAAGTGGCAAAGAAACGATTGCAAAAGCTAAGAGAAGAAGAATGTAATTCACTTATTGATAAGGTGTCTGCATTTTGTGTTAAGTATAATATTTTGATACCAAACTTTGATGACTTCTATGTTAACGCCGGAAGATCTCGACGTAAAGTTACTGATTATACTATTTTACATCACTATCGTGTTGATATATTTTTTAAGATTATTGATTGGCAAGTTCAAGAACTCAATGCTCGTTTTAATGAGGTGACAACGAACTTGCTAGTTGGAGTAGCTTGCTTAAATCCAGTTGATTCATTTTCCAGTTTTGACATAAACAAGATATTGATGATGGCTGAATTGTATCCTGACGATTTTGATGAGAATATAATGGTTACGCTCAAGAATCAACTTGAAACTTATATTGTTGATATTCGTAATGTTGATGAAAGGTTCTCAAATCTACAAGGACTTGTTGATCTTTCTGAAACACTAGTTAAGACAAAGAAGCATTTGAATTATCCATTTGTGTTTCGCCTTGTAAAATTTGCTTTGCTTCTACCAGTTGCCACTGCTACAGTTGAAAGAACTTTCTCGGTGATGAAGTTGATCAAGAGTGAATTGCGAAATCGAATGAATGACGAATTCATGAGCGGTTATTTGGTACCTTAtgtagaaagaaaaatatttaacaCCATTTATGATGAGACTATTATGAATACGTTTCAGGAAATGAAAACTCGTAGAGGACAGttgtaa
- the LOC104088596 gene encoding probable aspartic proteinase GIP2, translating into MVSTINALSLFLSLLLLFSLSTAKTPPRPRAFFLPVTKDAATKQYVTVIRQRTPLVPIKLTVDLGQRFMWVDCENGYVSSTYKPVPCGSIPCKRSLSGACVESCLDPPSPGCNNNTCSHIPYNPFIRTSTGGELAEDIVSLQSTDGSNPGNFISKPGVVFDCAPKSLLEGLAKGVKGIIGLGNGFVGFPTQMSNAFRVPRKFAVCLSSSTTSRGVIFFGDSPYVFLPGMDVSKRLVYTPLLKNPVSTSGAYFDGEPSTDYFIGVTSIKINGNVVPINTTLLTITKDGKGGTKISTVEPYMKLESSIYNALTKAFVKSLAKVPRVKPVAPFKVCYNRASLGSTRVGPGVPPIELVLGSNKDAKSWTIWGVNSMVAVNNEVLCLGFVDGGIEFEPTTSIVIGAHQIEDNLLQFDIANKKLGFTSSLLFGQTTCANFNFTSKA; encoded by the coding sequence ATGGTTTCCACAATTAATGCTTTATCTTTGTTTCTTTCTTTGCTCCTCTTATTCTCCCTCTCCACAGCCAAAACTCCTCCACGACCTCGAGCTTTTTTTCTTCCAGTAACCAAAGATGCAGCCACTAAACAATACGTCACAGTCATTCGCCAAAGAACACCTCTTGTCCCTATCAAATTAACTGTAGATCTTGGTCAACGATTCATGTGGGTTGACTGTGAAAATGGCTACGTTAGCTCAACTTACAAACCTGTCCCTTGTGGTTCTATACCTTGTAAACGTTCATTATCCGGTGCTTGTGTTGAATCATGTTTAGATCCTCCTTCACCAGGGTGCAACAATAATACTTGTTCACATATTCCTTATAACCCTTTTATTCGCACTAGCACTGGTGGTGAACTTGCTGAAGATATTGTTTCACTTCAATCAACTGATGGTTCAAATCCTGGTAACTTTATATCAAAGCCTGGAGTAGTTTTTGATTGTGCTCCTAAGTCTCTTCTTGAGGGATTAGCAAAGGGTGTTAAAGGAATTATTGGACTTGGCAATGGTTTCGTTGGATTTCCTACTCAAATGTCTAATGCTTTTCGTGTACCTCGAAAATTCGCCGTTTGTTTGAGTTCTTCCACAACTTCTCGTGGAGTTATCTTCTTTGGTGATAGTCCTTATGTTTTTCTTCCTGGAATGGATGTTTCCAAAAGACTTGTTTACACCCCACTTCTAAAAAACCCTGTTAGTACATCAGGTGCGTATTTCGACGGGGAGCCTTCTACCGACTATTTTATTGGAGTGacatcaattaaaataaatggtAATGTTGTGCCAATAAACACTACATTGTTGACCATAACCAAAGATGGCAAAGGCGGAACCAAAATTAGTACGGTTGAGCCTTACATGAAATTAGAGTCTTCGATTTACAATGCTTTGACAAAAGCATTTGTAAAATCGCTTGCTAAGGTTCCAAGGGTAAAACCTGTGGCTCCTTTTAAGGTGTGTTATAATAGAGCGAGTTTGGGAAGTACTCGTGTTGGTCCTGGTGTTCCACCCATTGAACTGGTTTTGGGAAGCAATAAAGATGCTAAATCTTGGACTATTTGGGGTGTGAATTCAATGGTGGCTGTGAATAATGAGGTGCTCTGTCTTGGATTTGTGGATGGAGGAATTGAATTCGAACCCACGACTTCTATAGTCATTGGAGCTCATCAAATTGAAGACAATCTTTTGCAATTTGATATTGCTAACAAAAAGTTGGGCTTTACTTCTTCGCTCTTGTTTGGTCAAACTACATGTGCCAACTTCAACTTTACATCCAAAGCTTGA